Proteins from one Triticum aestivum cultivar Chinese Spring chromosome 7A, IWGSC CS RefSeq v2.1, whole genome shotgun sequence genomic window:
- the LOC123147257 gene encoding zinc finger MYM-type protein 1-like isoform X2 — translation MDKFLLKRKASSQDVPEEINWEEEIQYDPGKRKLIEHYHPNLKDLVRRKYLLNGPCQPREIDFESSDFGGKQRKFNPEWFDEFESWLEYSEEKKRAYCFPCFLFRDRSQKKEAGYEAFVVNGWKSWNMKSRLKEHVGEVQGETLKVAYFARLNAAIDTARLLLKQGLPFRGHDESKNSHNRGNFLEVRDFLAEHDPVVRKAVGKDAAKNSLMSAPEVQKDIGEGFAHVIVQSILKEVRNNVFCLLVDESRDVSGKEQMAVALRYVDSSGDSKESFVGLVHVKETTSSYLKSSIDSLFAKYKLSYNQVRGQGYDGASNMRGQFNGLKSLIMRESSTAYYVHCFAHQLQLVVVAVVRKHKGVSNFFSMISTLLNVVGGSSKRRDMIRDINLEEMRKALGCGQLTTGTGLNQEQCLQRPGDTRWGSHAKTLKSLLHMFRSVVKVLEFVEEEDTDRTNRDQANGLLVYFQSFDFVFYLHLMLTILTTTNTLSLALQRKDQDIVNAMKCVKSTRIVLNELRENEWESMLGEVHVFCETHDIVELDMEEAYVNPKKRRQVTGITNKHHYQVDCFNDVFDWLVQELDNRFSETSTNLLVWSAALSPRDSFRDFNLENLMSLAKLYPQDFDSGELRDLDKDLRLYIADVRTDDSFFNIATITELSKKMVQTGRHIVYPLFYRLLKLVIVLPIATATVERCFSAMKLVKTCLRSRLNDDSLSDDLICYVEKEEMKKVTNAQVVEYFMARRNRTY, via the exons ATGGACAAGTTTCTTCTCAAAAGAAAAGCATCATCACAGGATGTTCCGGAAGAAATAAATTGGGAAGAGGAGATTCAATATGATCCGGGCAAGAGAAAATTGATTGAGCATTATCATCCTAATTTAAAAGATCTGGTAAGAAGGAAGTATTTGTTGAATGGACCTTGTCAGCCAAGAGAGATTGATTTTGAATCCTCAGATTTTGGGGGTAAACAGAGAAAGTTCAATCCCGAATGGTTTGATGAATTTGAGAGCTGGCTTGAATACAGCGAAGAGAAGAAAAGGGCATATTGTTTTCCTTGCTTCTTATTTAGGGATCGTAGTCAGAAGAAAGAAGCTGGATATGAGGCATTCGTTGTGAATGGTTGGAAGAGCTGGAACATGAAATCAAGGTTAAAAGAACATGTTGGTGAG GTTCAAGGTGAAACTTTGAAGGTTGCATATTTTGCTCGATTGAATGCCGCTATTGACACAGCTAGACTATTGCTGAAGCAAGGGTTGCCTTTCCGGGGACATGATGAGTCAAAGAACTCGCATAATAGAGGAAACTTCTTGGAAGTTCGTGATTTCTTAGCTGAGCATGATCCAGTTGTACGCAAGGCTGTGGGAAAAGATGCTGCAAAGAATTCTCTTATGTCGGCTCCTGAAGTCCAGAAAGATATTGGTGAAGGTTTTGCGCATGTGATAGTGCAATCTATTCTGAAAGAAGTTCGCAATAATGTGTTTTGTTTGCTTGTTGACGAGTCTAGAGATGTCTCTGGCAAAGAACAAATGGCCGTGGCCTTGAGGTATGTTGATAGTTCCGGGGATTCTAAAGAAAGTTTTGTTGGTCTTGTCCATGTGAAAGAAACAACGTCTTCATACCTCAAGAGTTCAATTGATTCTCTTTTTGCAAAATATAAACTGAGTTACAATCAAGTTAGAGGACAGGGGTATGATGGTGCTAGCAATATGCGAGGTCAGTTTAATGGCCTCAAATCATTGATCATGAGAGAAAGTAGCACAGCTTATTATGTTCATTGCTTTGCTCACCAACTTCAGTTAGTTGTTGTGGCTGTCGtaagaaagcataaaggagttagTAATTTCTTCAGCATGATTTCTACCTTGCTAAATGTTGTGGGTGGATCTTCCAAGCGAAGGGACATGATTAGAGATATTAATCTTGAAGAAATGAGAAAGGCTTTAGGGTGTGGACAGCTTACAACAGGAACAGGATTAAATCAAGAGCAATGCCTTCAAAGGCCCGGAGACACTCGATGGGGTTCCCATGCTAAAACACTTAAGAGTTTGCTTCACATGTTCAGGTCAGTTGTTAAAGTTCTAGAATTTGTGGAAGAAGAAGACACTGATAGAACAAATAGAGACCAAGCAAATGGTCTTCTAGTGTATTTTCAATCTTTTGACTTCGTATTCTATTTGCATCTTATGTTGACAATCCTCACGACTACAAACACATTGTCATTAGCATTGCAACGGAAGGATCAAGACATAGTAAATGCCATGAAATGTGTGAAGTCAACTAGAATTGTTCTGAATGAACTTAGAGAAAATGAATGGGAATCTATGCTAGGTGAAGTTCATGTGTTTTGTGAGACACATGATATTGTAGAGTTGGACATGGAAGAAGCATATGTTAATCCAAAAAAGAGAAGGCAGGTAACTGGAATTACCAACAAACATCACTATCAAGTTGATTGTTTCAATGATGTTTTTGATTGGCTAGTTCAAGAGCTTGACAATCGGTTCAGTGAGACATCCACTAATTTGCTTGTTTGGTCAGCGGCTTTGAGTCCAAGAGACTCATTTCGTGATTTCAATTTGGAGAATCTTATGAGTTTGGCTAAACTATACCCTCAAGATTTTGATTCTGGGGAATTGAGGGATCTGGATAAGGATCTACGCCTCTATATTGCTGATGTACGCACAGATGATAGTTTTTTCAACATAGCAACAATCACTGAGCTTTCGAAAAAAATGGTGCAGACAGGGAGGCACATTGTGTATCCTTTGTTTTATCGGTTGTTGAAACTAGTAATTGTCTTGCCTATTGCCACTGCTACAGTTGAGAGATGCTTTTCAGCTATGAAACTGGTCAAAACCTGCTTGCGCAGTCGCCTCAATGATGATAGTTTGAGTGATGATCTTATTTGTTATGTGGAGAAAGAAGAAATGAAAAAGGTCACCAATGCTCAAGTGGTTGAGTATTTCATGGCTCGGAGGAACAGAACATACTAA
- the LOC123147257 gene encoding zinc finger MYM-type protein 1-like isoform X1, whose translation MDKFLLKRKASSQDVPEEINWEEEIQYDPGKRKLIEHYHPNLKDLVRRKYLLNGPCQPREIDFESSDFGGKQRKFNPEWFDEFESWLEYSEEKKRAYCFPCFLFRDRSQKKEAGYEAFVVNGWKSWNMKSRLKEHVGEVGSVHNQAMKKLLDFQKKDQHIDVAMQVQGETLKVAYFARLNAAIDTARLLLKQGLPFRGHDESKNSHNRGNFLEVRDFLAEHDPVVRKAVGKDAAKNSLMSAPEVQKDIGEGFAHVIVQSILKEVRNNVFCLLVDESRDVSGKEQMAVALRYVDSSGDSKESFVGLVHVKETTSSYLKSSIDSLFAKYKLSYNQVRGQGYDGASNMRGQFNGLKSLIMRESSTAYYVHCFAHQLQLVVVAVVRKHKGVSNFFSMISTLLNVVGGSSKRRDMIRDINLEEMRKALGCGQLTTGTGLNQEQCLQRPGDTRWGSHAKTLKSLLHMFRSVVKVLEFVEEEDTDRTNRDQANGLLVYFQSFDFVFYLHLMLTILTTTNTLSLALQRKDQDIVNAMKCVKSTRIVLNELRENEWESMLGEVHVFCETHDIVELDMEEAYVNPKKRRQVTGITNKHHYQVDCFNDVFDWLVQELDNRFSETSTNLLVWSAALSPRDSFRDFNLENLMSLAKLYPQDFDSGELRDLDKDLRLYIADVRTDDSFFNIATITELSKKMVQTGRHIVYPLFYRLLKLVIVLPIATATVERCFSAMKLVKTCLRSRLNDDSLSDDLICYVEKEEMKKVTNAQVVEYFMARRNRTY comes from the coding sequence ATGGACAAGTTTCTTCTCAAAAGAAAAGCATCATCACAGGATGTTCCGGAAGAAATAAATTGGGAAGAGGAGATTCAATATGATCCGGGCAAGAGAAAATTGATTGAGCATTATCATCCTAATTTAAAAGATCTGGTAAGAAGGAAGTATTTGTTGAATGGACCTTGTCAGCCAAGAGAGATTGATTTTGAATCCTCAGATTTTGGGGGTAAACAGAGAAAGTTCAATCCCGAATGGTTTGATGAATTTGAGAGCTGGCTTGAATACAGCGAAGAGAAGAAAAGGGCATATTGTTTTCCTTGCTTCTTATTTAGGGATCGTAGTCAGAAGAAAGAAGCTGGATATGAGGCATTCGTTGTGAATGGTTGGAAGAGCTGGAACATGAAATCAAGGTTAAAAGAACATGTTGGTGAGGTGGGCAGTGTCCATAATCAAGCAATGAAAAAATTACTTGATTTTCAGAAAAAAGATCAacacattgatgttgctatgcagGTTCAAGGTGAAACTTTGAAGGTTGCATATTTTGCTCGATTGAATGCCGCTATTGACACAGCTAGACTATTGCTGAAGCAAGGGTTGCCTTTCCGGGGACATGATGAGTCAAAGAACTCGCATAATAGAGGAAACTTCTTGGAAGTTCGTGATTTCTTAGCTGAGCATGATCCAGTTGTACGCAAGGCTGTGGGAAAAGATGCTGCAAAGAATTCTCTTATGTCGGCTCCTGAAGTCCAGAAAGATATTGGTGAAGGTTTTGCGCATGTGATAGTGCAATCTATTCTGAAAGAAGTTCGCAATAATGTGTTTTGTTTGCTTGTTGACGAGTCTAGAGATGTCTCTGGCAAAGAACAAATGGCCGTGGCCTTGAGGTATGTTGATAGTTCCGGGGATTCTAAAGAAAGTTTTGTTGGTCTTGTCCATGTGAAAGAAACAACGTCTTCATACCTCAAGAGTTCAATTGATTCTCTTTTTGCAAAATATAAACTGAGTTACAATCAAGTTAGAGGACAGGGGTATGATGGTGCTAGCAATATGCGAGGTCAGTTTAATGGCCTCAAATCATTGATCATGAGAGAAAGTAGCACAGCTTATTATGTTCATTGCTTTGCTCACCAACTTCAGTTAGTTGTTGTGGCTGTCGtaagaaagcataaaggagttagTAATTTCTTCAGCATGATTTCTACCTTGCTAAATGTTGTGGGTGGATCTTCCAAGCGAAGGGACATGATTAGAGATATTAATCTTGAAGAAATGAGAAAGGCTTTAGGGTGTGGACAGCTTACAACAGGAACAGGATTAAATCAAGAGCAATGCCTTCAAAGGCCCGGAGACACTCGATGGGGTTCCCATGCTAAAACACTTAAGAGTTTGCTTCACATGTTCAGGTCAGTTGTTAAAGTTCTAGAATTTGTGGAAGAAGAAGACACTGATAGAACAAATAGAGACCAAGCAAATGGTCTTCTAGTGTATTTTCAATCTTTTGACTTCGTATTCTATTTGCATCTTATGTTGACAATCCTCACGACTACAAACACATTGTCATTAGCATTGCAACGGAAGGATCAAGACATAGTAAATGCCATGAAATGTGTGAAGTCAACTAGAATTGTTCTGAATGAACTTAGAGAAAATGAATGGGAATCTATGCTAGGTGAAGTTCATGTGTTTTGTGAGACACATGATATTGTAGAGTTGGACATGGAAGAAGCATATGTTAATCCAAAAAAGAGAAGGCAGGTAACTGGAATTACCAACAAACATCACTATCAAGTTGATTGTTTCAATGATGTTTTTGATTGGCTAGTTCAAGAGCTTGACAATCGGTTCAGTGAGACATCCACTAATTTGCTTGTTTGGTCAGCGGCTTTGAGTCCAAGAGACTCATTTCGTGATTTCAATTTGGAGAATCTTATGAGTTTGGCTAAACTATACCCTCAAGATTTTGATTCTGGGGAATTGAGGGATCTGGATAAGGATCTACGCCTCTATATTGCTGATGTACGCACAGATGATAGTTTTTTCAACATAGCAACAATCACTGAGCTTTCGAAAAAAATGGTGCAGACAGGGAGGCACATTGTGTATCCTTTGTTTTATCGGTTGTTGAAACTAGTAATTGTCTTGCCTATTGCCACTGCTACAGTTGAGAGATGCTTTTCAGCTATGAAACTGGTCAAAACCTGCTTGCGCAGTCGCCTCAATGATGATAGTTTGAGTGATGATCTTATTTGTTATGTGGAGAAAGAAGAAATGAAAAAGGTCACCAATGCTCAAGTGGTTGAGTATTTCATGGCTCGGAGGAACAGAACATACTAA
- the LOC123147258 gene encoding AT-hook motif nuclear-localized protein 23, with translation MAGLDLGTNSYLHHHQQLHLRHDDGAGGSDDGQDALSPGGGGGSAAAGAGIGGSEVVGRRPRGRPPGSKNKPKPPVIITRESANALRAHILEVAAGCDVFEALTAYARRRQRGVCVLSAAGTVTNVTLRQPQSAQSGPASPAVATLHGRFEILSLAGSFLPPPAPPGATSLSAFLAGGQGQVVGGSVAGALVAAGPVVVVASSFSNVAYERLPLEDGDEVVPTPPPAGSDQAGGGMPFGVDPSGGSTGAGLQFFNLPMGMPPMPVDGHNGWPGAAGGVERPPFS, from the coding sequence ATGGCAGGACTGGATTTGGGAACCAACTCCTACCTCCACCATCACCAGCAGCTTCACCTCCGTCACGATGACGGTGCCGGAGGATCCGACGACGGCCAGGACGCGCTCTCGCCGGGCGGAGGGGGAGGGAGCGCAGCCGCAGGGGCTGGGATAGGCGGCAGCGAGGTCGTGGGGCGCCGCCCACGCGGCCGGCCGCCCGGATCCAAGAACAAGCCCAAGCCGCCAGTGATCATCACAAGGGAGAGCGCCAACGCGCTCAGGGCGCACATCCTCGAGGTTGCCGCGGGGTGCGACGTCTTCGAGGCGCTTACCGCCTATGCGCGTCGTCGGCAGCGCGGCGTCTGTGTACTATCCGCGGCGGGGACCGTCACGAACGTGACTCTCCGGCAGCCACAGTCTGCCCAGAGTGGGCCAGCTTCGCCGGCGGTGGCCACACTCCACGGAAGGTTCGAGATACTGTCCCTTGCCGGCTCTTTCCTCCCGCCTCCGGCGCCTCCAGGGGCCACCAGCCTCTCGGCCTTCCTAGCAGGAGGGCAGGGTCAGGTGGTCGGTGGGAGCGTTGCCGGTGCGCTCGTCGCGGCAGGGCCGGTGGTCGTCGTTGCCTCGTCGTTCAGCAACGTGGCGTACGAGAGACTGccgctggaggacggcgacgaggtGGTGCCTACACCGCCACCTGCGGGGAGCGACCAGGCCGGCGGTGGCATGCCGTTCGGTGTTGATCCGTCGGGGGGCTCGACAGGAGCTGGGCTCCAGTTCTTCAACCTGCCGATGGGCATGCCGCCAATGCCCGTGGACGGGCACAACGGCTGGCCGGGCGCTGCCGGTGGCGTCGAGAGGCCGCCGTTCTCGTGA